The Pseudomonas pergaminensis nucleotide sequence GATAAAGGCCCCAACCACCGCCGACAGTCCGTTGGGCGCGAAACCGCCGTGTTCCTCCATCAACCGGCTCAACCCACTGACCTCACGCTCGGGAATCCAACCCATCAGCACCGCAAAGCCCAAGCCGATGAAGCCGATGATCGCGATCACCTTGGCCATGGCGAACCAGAACTCGAACTCGCCGTACTTGGACACGCTGAACAGATTGGTGACCACCAACAAAAAGATCGACAACAAGGCAAACAGCCAAGCGTCGATCTGCGGGAACCACTGGTTGAGGATATGCCCGGCGGCCAGGGCCTCGATGGGGATCACCAGCACCCAGAACCACCAGTACAACCACCCGATGGTGAAGCCGGCCCAGCGCCCGATGGCCTGGTCGGCATAGGTCGAGAAAGATCCGGTATCGGGGTTGGCCACCGCCATCTCCCCGAGCATGCGCATGACCAGCACCACCAGCGTGCCAGAGAACAGATAAGCCAGCAGCACCGACGGCCCCGCCGCCGCAATCGCATGCCCGGAACCGACAAACAACCCCGCGCCGATAATGCCTGCAATGGAAAGCATGGTCACATGACGCGGCTTGAAGCCTTGCGCCAACTGGCCGTTGGAATCGTTGGAATTCAGGCTATTCATTGTTTTTGTTGTTCTCGGTGATCGACGTCAAGGTGTACTGACTGAAGAGTCAGGCGATCATCATTTCTTAATGATGGGTCACCTTACGCGGCCTGAGTTCATCAAAAATAGCCTGGGAGCGGCGGGAGTTGGTCTGATATCGACATTAGGCTGGGCAAAAACCAGAAGGCAACTTTGGAAAGGCATGGTGTTTCCAGGTCAGCAACCCATGGAGTAGGCTCTGTCAAAGCAGTACTCCAACATTGGCAGGACGCTTGCAATGCCTAACGACAGCAACTACGCGAAAGATCCCATTCGCCAAGCCACACCCGACGACGTGCGTGCCCTGATCGAACTGGACGCCTACGCAACCGCCCACACCCATCGCCGCGTGTTCATCCATGACGCCGTGGTTCGCCAACAATGCCTGGTTGCCGTCGACACCGCTGGCCGATGCGCCGGTTACCTGGTGCTGACCCATGACTTTTTCGATCATGGCTTTGTGGCGCTGGTCGTCGTGTCGCCGGCGCATCAGCGTCAAGGTGTGGCGCTGCGGTTGCTGACGGCGGCGCAGGCGGCATGCAAGACGCCCAAGCTGTTTGCTTCGACCAATGCGTCAAACACCGCAGCCCAGGCGTTGTTTGCAAAGGCTGGATTCGTGCCGAGCGGGCAGATCGACAACCTGGACGACCACGACCCTGAGCAGGTGTATGTGAAATTCATCAACCCCCTGTGATTGCGTTCCCATCGGTTCCACGCCCCCTCCATCGACCCCCCGTAAAACTCCCCCCTTGTGCACACTGGCGCCTCCCAAAACAGCGACAACGTTTTAGAGGTTTCCATGCTCCGAACTCTTGCGACTAGCCTTCTGCTGATGTCGGCGCCCCCGGCGATTGCAACGCCGCTCACGGCCGAACAGCTTTCGGCCATCGACCGTTATGTAACCTCGCACTCCTCGAAGAGTCGCTGCGACTGCACACGGCCCGCCTGAAACGGCTGCCAAGGTTCTGGGTGCCGCTGCAACAGCGCGCGCCAAAGTGGGTGCTGGCGCTGTGGATCATCGGCGTTTTCGTGTCACTGGCGACGCAATGCTGGTGCCATTGGTTCGTGACCGCGCCGCTGATCTGCGTGTTGATCGTCGCAGAAATCGTGATCGACGAGGCGCAGATGACACTTCAGTTGCGCACCGATGCCGTTCGCGATTCGCTGCGAGCAGCGCGTGGCGGCTATTCATATGCCTGATATCGTAGGGCGAGGGACAAGCCCGCTCACCACAATCGCTCGGAAACCTTGAGCAGAAGGCTATGCCTACCGGGAAACCAATCCCGGATTGAACATCCCCTCAAAACGCACCTTGTTCGCCGCGTAATACGCCGCCACCGCCTTGTCTGCCGTACTCTCCCGCGCCTGCATCATCAGCGCTTCGAGGTCGGCCTGAGGGATCGAGAAATGCGCAAAGAAGTACGCCACCTCGGGGTGTTCCTGGCTGAAGCCTTTACGGGCCATGGCGTGGATCTGCTCCGCGCCGCCGAAAATCTGCTTGGGATCGTCCAGGTAGCGCAGCGACCATTTGGAGAACATCCAGTGCGGGCTCCAAGCGTTGACCAATGACCACTTGTCGCGCTTGAGGTTGCGGTCCAGCTCGTTGAGCATGCCGCTTTCCGAAGACCCCACCAGTTTGTAGCCCCTCAGCTTGTAATCCTCAATCGCCTTGACGGTGAGCTTGTACTGGCCGTTGCCGACTTCGGAGGTAAAGATCTTGCCGTCGAACTTCTCGCGGATCCCGGGCTTATTCAGGTCTTCCACGCTGGCCACTTCCGCCACCGGCACCGAAGTGGGTACAGCCATGCCGATTCGCCCTTCATACAGCACGCCAAGGTCTTCAAGCCGGTCCTTGTACTTGTCGTAGAACGCCTTGTGGGTGCTGGGCAGCCAGACCATCGGGATCAGGTCAATGTTGCCGTTGGCCAGTGCCTGGAACTGGATGCCAATGTCGGCCATCACCAGCTTGACCGGTTGCTTGAGGTGCTCCTGCAACGCGGTACTGGCGAGTTTGACGGTGATTTCCGTATCGGACCAGTTCACCCAACCGATGCGTACCGGTGGTTTTTGCTCCGCATGGGTCAGTGCAGCACTGGCACCCAGCGCAAGGCCGAGCAGGTAGGCACAGGCTTTTTTCCGATAGCGCACTTGAGTAGTCATCAGGCGTCCTCCTAGGGGGTGAAGGCGATCTTAGCGACGACTTCCGGGCCTCGCAATAAAAATGTACATACGTGTCGTCTATTATTGACACCTATGTACATTTACCCTAATTTCAAATCGCCCAGCCTGATGATGCCCACGACGGAGCACACCCCGATGTCCAGCGATCCCCTGCTGCAGCCCTACACGATCAAGCACCTGACCCTGCGCAATCGGATCATGACCACCGCCCACGAACCGGCCTACCCGGTGGACGGCATGCCGCAGGCGTTGTACCGCGCGTACCACGTCGAACGTGCCAAGGCCGGCGTGGCCTTGACCATGACTGCAGGCTCTGCCGCGGTATCGCGTGACAGCCCGCCGGTGTTCAATAACGTGCTGGCTTACAAGGACGAGGTAGTCGGCTGGCTGAAGGACCTGACGGATGAGTGCCACGAACACGGCGCGGCCGTGATGATCCAGCTGACGCACCTGGGTCGTCGCACACGCTGGGACAAGGCGGATTGGCTGCCGGTGGTTTCGCCGTCGCACCGTCGCGAAGCCTCACACCGCTCCTTCCCGAAGAAGATGGAAGACTGGGACATCGAGCGGATCATCAAGGACTACGTCGACGCCGCCGAGCGCATGCAGGCGGCCGGGTTGGATGGCCTGGAACTGCAAGCCTACGGGCATTTGATGGACCAGTTCTGGTCGCCGCTCACCAATGACCTCGACGGCCCGTACGGCGGCTCGCTGGAGAACCGCATGCGGTTTACCTTCGATATCCTGCGCGGCATTCGCCAGCGGGTCGGGGAACACTTTCTATTGGGCGTGCGCTACACCGGCGACGAAGCCTTGCCGGGCGGGTTTACTGCCAACGAAGGCTTGCAGGTGTCGCACATGCTTAAGGACAGCGGGCTGGTGGATTTCCTCAATGTGGTACGTGGGCATATCGACACGGATGCGGGGCTCACCGATGTGATTCCTATCCAGGGCATGCGCAACTCGCCGCACCTGGATTTTGCCGGCGAGATTCGCGCGTCCACCGGGTTTCCCACTTTCCATGCGGCAAAAATCCCGGATGTCGCCACCGCGCGTTATGCCATTGCCTCGGGCAAGGTGGACATGGTCGGCATGACCCGCGCCCACATGACCGACCCGCATATCGTGCGCAAGATCATCGAGCGCCGCGAAGAAGACATTCGGCCCTGCGTCGGCGCCAATTACTGCCTGGACCGTATCTACCAGGGTGGCGCGGCCTACTGCATCCACAACCCGGCGACCGGCCGCGAAACCAGCATGCCCCATGACATTCCCAAGGCGGCGGTGAAGCGCAAGGTGCTGATAATCGGCACGGGCCCGGCCGGGCTGGAAGCGGCGCGGGTGGCCGGAGAGCGTGGTCACGACGTCACCGTGCTGGAGGCCGCCGACCGGCCCGGTGGGCAGATCCGCCTGACGGCATTGAGTGAGCGGCGTCGCGAGATGATCGGCATCATCGATTGGCGCATGGCCCAGTGCGAACGCCTCGGCGTTCGGTTCCACTTCAACACCTGGGCCGAAGCCGAGACAGTGCTGGCCCACGAGCCGGACCTGGTGATTGTCGCCACCGGCGGCATGCCGCACACCGAGGTGCTGGCCCAGGGGAATGAGCTGGTGGTCTCGACCTGGGACATCATTTCCGGCGACGTCAAGCCGGGGCGTCACGTGCTGATATTCGATGACGCCGGCGACCATGCCGCCCTGCAAGCCGCCGAGGTGATCGCGCAGAGTGGCGCCAGCGTCGAAATCGTCACCCCGGACCGCGCGTTCGCCCCGGAAGTCATGGCCATGAACCTGGTGCCCTACATGCGCAGCCTGCAAGACCTGGACGTGACCTTTACCGTGACCTACCGGGTCGAAACGGTGGAGAAACACGACGGTCGGCTGCTCGTCAGCTTTGGCAGCGACTACGGCAAGGTGCACAAGCAGCGGGTGGTCGATCAAGTGGTGGTCAACCACGGTACCCTCCCCCTGGACGACCTGTACTTCGACCTGCGCGCGCATTCCAGCAATGGTGGGGCCGTGGAGCAACACGACTTGATTGCCGGGAACCCGCAGAACATCGTGACCAACCCTAACGGCCGCTTCCAACTGTTCCGGATCGGCGATGCCGTAGCCGCGCGCAATACCCATGCGGCGATCTATGATGCATTGCGGTTGGTTAAAGACCTGTAAAGAACACCGAGCCCTCTGTTGGCGCTTTTGGCGGTCATGTCTGCCAACACAGCCGATCCCCTTGTGGGAGCTGTCGAGCTTTAGCGAGGCTGTGAAGGCGGTGGGTCAGGCGATAAAAATGCCAGCAGTGCCGCCGCCTTCGCAGCCTCGCTGGGGCTCGACAGCTCCCACACGAGTGCTTCGTCGTGGCACAAATCCCACCCACACAACCGATCCCCTGTGGGAGCTGTCGAGCTTTAGCGAGGCTGCGAAAGCGGTGGATCAGTCGATAAAAATGCCCGCAGTGCCGCCGCCTTCGCAGCCTCGCTGGGGCTCGACAGCTCCCACACTAGTGTTTCGTCGTTGCACAAATCCCACCCACACCACCGATCCCGTGTGGGAGCTGTCGAGCTTTAGCGAGGCTGCGAAGGCGGTGGGTCAGGCGATAAAAATGCCAGCAGTACCGCCGCCTTCGCAGCCTCGCTGGGGCTCGACAGCTCCCACATTAGATCTCCGTCGCCGCCAAGATTGCGCCAACACAACCGATCCCTTGTGGGAGCTGTCGAGCTTTAGCGAGGCTGCGAAAGCGGTGGGTCAGGCGATAAAAATGCCCGCAGTGCCGCCGCCTTCGCAGCCTCGCTGGGGCTCGACAGCTCCCACACTAGATCTCCGTCGCCGCCAAGACTGCGCCAACACAACCGATCCCCTGTGGGAGCTGTCGAGCTTTAGCGAGGCTGCGAAGGCGGTGGGTCAGGCGATAAAAATGCCCGCAGTGCCGACACCCCCCACACTTAGATCCATGTCGCGGCTGACACTGCGTCCGTGCTCTTTTACTCGGCGCCAGCTGTCGGTTCGTCAAAGGTGTCAGTCAATGGCACAAACACCCCCGGCGAGGTTTCGGCGTAGCCAAACGCCCCATAGAAGCGGTCCAGTTCGCGCCGCTTCAAGGCTTTGCCGGTGAATACGCTGACGTACTGGGGAATTCGCCGGAACCGCACCACCACGTCTTCGGTGGTTTTCATCGAGATGTAGCCGATCTGTGTGAGGTAGATGGTTCGCGCGCGCACATCGGCGGCTTCGTCATCGTAGCCAAAGCGCCGGAACATGCCGGCCAAGGCGTTGATGCGAGTGTCGTCGGCCAGGGCGATTTCGGCGCTGACCTCCCCCGACTGCATTGCCCAACTGCGCACGGCAAATTCGAACTGCGAGTCGAACAGTTCCGGGTTCAGCCAGCATTCGAAGACGTTGAGGATCGCCTCGCAAATACTTTCGGCATAACGCTCGCACTGGCGCACCAGGTTGCCGGTGTTCTTGTCGCGCCAACGGGTCAGCAACGCGGCGAGCAGTTGCTCGCGGTCTTCATAGAACCAATAGAAACTGGTACGCGACAAGCCCAGTTGCTTGGCCAGCGGCATGACGCGCACGGCGTCGATGCCGGACTCTTTCAGCGCTATGTACGCGGCGTCCAGCCACACGTCGACCGAGCCTCGCCAGCCCGTGTCCTGGGTCTTGCCTCGGGGTTTTGCGATCATCCGGGTCACCTTGCCTGGGAATTGCAGGCCACTCTACACGCCCAGCTGCATGGTGCACAGGGAGTGTACAGCGACGTACATTTCGACTCGCCCTGGCGCACCGCCTTTTGCGCAACCTGGAGGTTTAACGCACTAAATTGAACGAATCTGACCCTGTTCCGCTCAATACTTCAGGACACACAAACACCCACACGGACGAGGTTGAGGTAGCGGACATGGCAGCGAAAAAGTGTGAAGCATCGACCACACCTGGCTGGGACGAACAACTGGCCGGCAACACCGAACTGTTCTTCGAAGCCGATCGGCTGGAGAAGGCAGCCTACGACATCATTGGCACTAGTCTGGCCGACGCAGCCGCGTGGTTGCGCTTTAGCGAGGCCAAGCAGATTGCCGACGCAAAGCGTACCGAGGCGTACCAAGACTTGATGCGCATACGCCGGTGCATGCTGGACCGAGACTCGCGGCCCTCCCCTCGCGCCGATCACCCTCCCCAGCGCGGCCCCTCCGCCGCCCATTGAGACTGCAAGCGTCTCACCCACCGCGAGAAAAAATATTATACAAACCCGCCCCGCTCCCCAAACATCCAGGGGCAGCCCGCGTCAGCGGAACTTCCCTGGTTTTTTAGAGCAGGCCCCTCTATGGCACGATTTAAAACCACGCTGTTGGCTTTCCATTTCCTGACAATCGCAGGCCTATTCATGCCCTCATTGAATGCCCACGCCAACACCCTCGACTCAACTGTGGCAACCCCTTCGCAAGACGCCGTCTACCAACTGCGCATCTACGAAATTTTCGAGACCAACAAGGTTGCGTTTCATCAGCGATTTCGTGATCACGCCATGCGCATCATGGCCCGCCATGGGTTCGATATCATCGCCCTGTGGGAAGCCAAGACCCACCAGCGTACCGAATTCGTCTACGTGATCAGATGGCCTGACGCCGATACGATGCGCCAGGGCTGGAAAAACCTGATGGCTGATCAGGAGTGGTCCGCCATCAAGGAAAAAAGCGCCGCGGAACACGGCGCGATGGTGGGCGAGATTCAGGAAAAGGTGATGGCGTTGACCGACTATTCACTGATACCCGCCGGCCTGCCACGGCCATGACGCAAAGGTAACTTACAGTTCCTTGAAGCGGTGCCGCGGTATTCCCGGCACCGGCAACCGGATGCTGTAGATATTGCCCGCCGCCGGATAGTCCGCGTGCTCCGCCGCCGACATGCCGAACTTGGCAGTGGTGATAAACAAGGTGCGCCTATCCGCCCCGC carries:
- a CDS encoding GNAT family N-acetyltransferase; amino-acid sequence: MPNDSNYAKDPIRQATPDDVRALIELDAYATAHTHRRVFIHDAVVRQQCLVAVDTAGRCAGYLVLTHDFFDHGFVALVVVSPAHQRQGVALRLLTAAQAACKTPKLFASTNASNTAAQALFAKAGFVPSGQIDNLDDHDPEQVYVKFINPL
- a CDS encoding glycine betaine ABC transporter substrate-binding protein; the protein is MTTQVRYRKKACAYLLGLALGASAALTHAEQKPPVRIGWVNWSDTEITVKLASTALQEHLKQPVKLVMADIGIQFQALANGNIDLIPMVWLPSTHKAFYDKYKDRLEDLGVLYEGRIGMAVPTSVPVAEVASVEDLNKPGIREKFDGKIFTSEVGNGQYKLTVKAIEDYKLRGYKLVGSSESGMLNELDRNLKRDKWSLVNAWSPHWMFSKWSLRYLDDPKQIFGGAEQIHAMARKGFSQEHPEVAYFFAHFSIPQADLEALMMQARESTADKAVAAYYAANKVRFEGMFNPGLVSR
- a CDS encoding NADH:flavin oxidoreductase; protein product: MSSDPLLQPYTIKHLTLRNRIMTTAHEPAYPVDGMPQALYRAYHVERAKAGVALTMTAGSAAVSRDSPPVFNNVLAYKDEVVGWLKDLTDECHEHGAAVMIQLTHLGRRTRWDKADWLPVVSPSHRREASHRSFPKKMEDWDIERIIKDYVDAAERMQAAGLDGLELQAYGHLMDQFWSPLTNDLDGPYGGSLENRMRFTFDILRGIRQRVGEHFLLGVRYTGDEALPGGFTANEGLQVSHMLKDSGLVDFLNVVRGHIDTDAGLTDVIPIQGMRNSPHLDFAGEIRASTGFPTFHAAKIPDVATARYAIASGKVDMVGMTRAHMTDPHIVRKIIERREEDIRPCVGANYCLDRIYQGGAAYCIHNPATGRETSMPHDIPKAAVKRKVLIIGTGPAGLEAARVAGERGHDVTVLEAADRPGGQIRLTALSERRREMIGIIDWRMAQCERLGVRFHFNTWAEAETVLAHEPDLVIVATGGMPHTEVLAQGNELVVSTWDIISGDVKPGRHVLIFDDAGDHAALQAAEVIAQSGASVEIVTPDRAFAPEVMAMNLVPYMRSLQDLDVTFTVTYRVETVEKHDGRLLVSFGSDYGKVHKQRVVDQVVVNHGTLPLDDLYFDLRAHSSNGGAVEQHDLIAGNPQNIVTNPNGRFQLFRIGDAVAARNTHAAIYDALRLVKDL
- a CDS encoding TetR/AcrR family transcriptional regulator, yielding MIAKPRGKTQDTGWRGSVDVWLDAAYIALKESGIDAVRVMPLAKQLGLSRTSFYWFYEDREQLLAALLTRWRDKNTGNLVRQCERYAESICEAILNVFECWLNPELFDSQFEFAVRSWAMQSGEVSAEIALADDTRINALAGMFRRFGYDDEAADVRARTIYLTQIGYISMKTTEDVVVRFRRIPQYVSVFTGKALKRRELDRFYGAFGYAETSPGVFVPLTDTFDEPTAGAE
- a CDS encoding NIPSNAP family protein, whose translation is MPSLNAHANTLDSTVATPSQDAVYQLRIYEIFETNKVAFHQRFRDHAMRIMARHGFDIIALWEAKTHQRTEFVYVIRWPDADTMRQGWKNLMADQEWSAIKEKSAAEHGAMVGEIQEKVMALTDYSLIPAGLPRP